One window of the Silurus meridionalis isolate SWU-2019-XX chromosome 24, ASM1480568v1, whole genome shotgun sequence genome contains the following:
- the txnl4b gene encoding thioredoxin-like protein 4B, which produces MSLFLPKLSSKKEVDEVIKTVAEKVLVLRFGRDEDSVCMQLDEILSKTSHDLSKMTSIYLVDVDKMPVYTRYFDISYIPSIVFFFNGQHMKVDYGSPDHTKFVGCFKTKQDFIDLIEVIYRGAMRGKLIVRSPIDPRNIPKYDLLYHGI; this is translated from the exons ATGAGTTTGTTTTTGCCGAAACTATCGAGTAAAAAGGAGGTCGATGAAGTGATCAAAACAGTCGCAGAGAAAGTGCTGGTGTTGCGCTTCGGACGAGATGAAGACTCCGTGTGCATGCAACTCGACGAAATT CTTTCCAAAACCTCCCATGACCTGAGTAAAATGACTTCTATATATTTGGTGGATGTGGATAAAATGCCTGTTTATACCCGCTATTTCGACATCAGTTACATTCCATCAATCGTCTTCTTCTTCAATGGACAGCACATGAAGGTCGATTATGG GTCTCCAGATCATACTAAGTTTGTCGGATGCTTTAAAACGAAGCAGGACTTCATCGATCTTATTGAGGTGATCTATCGTGGTGCCATGAGAGGAAAACTGATCGTGCGAAGCCCTATCGATCCACGAAATATTCCTAAATACGATCTGCTCTACCATGGGATTTAG
- the si:ch73-41e3.7 gene encoding cotranscriptional regulator FAM172A homolog, which produces MLENSKVSNKTTSDFPYSFTEDGRLCHMDTKKPYKFPFQLKDAQATMREHTSLCCYISQHVYSLLEEKYNLIKVYLDKSNLCDSHPPGFIYMSPGALGHHGTLVVLIQNKGTIRCGVWSWRAVAYEGLERGSQIPYVRWALAESCAVLLLNPNEGLMTPEEHVHQVWDQMLLNSTAEQIAVVAHGYGGLAFVHLLCCRLEQIQQRKCAVAFINSSHSLWHQPLGTLGRDWIKKHSSTWVLSSKPKNRLVGSLKAGCRMMSAGTQCHETAPAVCMESVFRFFAKVTKPAVAPTPFAIITRSRSLGARKPSDTTDPNNNACLNEDACISDVNFIKRE; this is translated from the coding sequence ATGCTGGAGAATTCTAAAGTAAGCAATAAGACTACATCAGACTTCCCATATTCCTTCACCGAGGATGGGCGGCTCTGCCATATGGACACTAAGAAACCCTACAAGTTCCCATTCCAGCTCAAAGATGCCCAAGCGACTATGAGAGAACATACATCTCTGTGCTGCTACATCTCCCAGCATGTGTATAGCCTGCTTGAAGAAAAGTACAACCTGATCAAGGTGTATCTGGATAAAAGTAACCTATGTGATTCCCATCCACCTGGTTTTATCTACATGAGTCCAGGAGCTTTAGGACATCATGGGACACTGGTGGTCCTAATCCAAAATAAAGGCACTATCAGGTGTGGCGTATGGAGCTGGAGAGCTGTAGCCTATGAAGGCCTAGAGAGAGGGAGTCAGATCCCATACGTGCGCTGGGCTTTGGCGGAGTCCTGTGCTGTTTTGTTACTGAACCCTAATGAAGGATTAATGACCCCAGAGGAGCATGTGCACCAAGTGTGGGATCAGATGCTCCTGAACAGCACTGCAGAGCAAATCGCAGTAGTGGCACATGGTTACGGAGGATTAGCGTTTGTTCATCTCCTGTGCTGTCGTTTGGAACAGATCCAACAACGCAAGTGTGCTGTGGCTTTCATCAACTCGTCGCACAGCCTCTGGCATCAGCCACTTGGAACTTTAGGACGTGACTGGATCAAGAAACATTCCAGTACATGGGTACTGAGCAGCAAACCAAAGAACCGCCTGGTGGGGTCTCTCAAGGCAGGGTGCAGGATGATGTCAGCAGGGACTCAGTGCCATGAGACGGCACCTGCTGTGTGCATGGAATCGGTATTTCGTTTCTTTGCCAAAGTGACGAAACCTGCGGTTGCTCCGACGCCATTTGCCATCATTACTAGGAGCAGGAGCCTTGGAGCGAGAAAGCCAAGCGACACAACCGACCCAAACAATAATGCATGCTTGAATGAAGATGCTTGTATCTCAGATGTGAACTTTATTAAGAGAGAATAA
- the blzf1 gene encoding golgin-45 isoform X1 has product MLKGSSPTMSTDIMKVVSVRGPGDGMEMAKPAASLEKSVETLSLKASPPRQSPRPAPASPGVLHLGKVNRDSCAEVEAVRIVVPRAAIVRSTRAPGIHADSKSDERGSGSPHHADDRPPSPSPEPLDYKSIVEKLQNSERRLLQDKEGLSNQLRVQTEVNRELKKLLVASVGDDLQYHFERLSREKNHLILENEVLCRNLAHTAEQLERMSIQCDVWRSKFLASRLVFSCRVMAEELTNSRAALQRQTREAQTAIQDLLREREEFSQDMMHTHRSLEQLLVSLQWGRQQTYYPSAQPLSTGELAVANHKLANAINSHLLGNISTSSSTCVKNSSATELCNTPAEKMAEKVLRILDPISCPDAAGDLATPDSGSPFLPNKKSIGRFHPYTRYENITFNCCERCTGELLVL; this is encoded by the exons ATGCTTAAAGGATCGTCTCCAACCATGTCGACTGACATCATGAAAG TTGTGTCAGTGCGTGGCCCTGGTGATGGCATGGAGATGGCCAAACCTGCAGCGAGCCTGGAGAAGTCTGTAGAGACTCTGTCTTTAAAGGCGTCTCCACCCCGACAGTCTCCCAGACCAGCGCCGGCGTCCCCTGGCGTCCTTCACCTGGGAAAAGTGAACAGGGATTCGTGCGCCGAGGTGGAGGCCGTGCGCATCGTCGTCCCACGTGCCGCCATTGTCCGGAGTACCAGAGCGCCCGGCATCCACGCCGACAGCAAGTCGGATGAAAGAGGATCGGGGTCTCCGCACCATGCCGACGATCGTCCTCCGTCCCCTTCCCCAGAGCCGCTGGACTATAAGAGCATTGTGGAGAAGCTGCAGAACTCCGAGCGCAGGCTGCTGCAGGACAAGGAGGGGCTTTCGAACCAGCTGCGTGTTCAGACCGAG GTAAACAGAGAACTCAAGAAGCTTCTTGTGGCCTCAGTAGGGGACGACTTGCAGTATCACTTTGAGCGACTGTCGCGGGAGAAGAACCATCTCATTCTGGAGAACGAGGTTCTGTGCCGCAACCTGGCGCACACGGCTGAGCAGCTGGAGCGCATGAGTATTCAGTGTGACGTGTGGAGGAGCAAATTCCTTGCCAGCCGGTTGGTGTTTTCCTGCAG AGTGATGGCTGAGGAGTTGACTAACTCCCGAGCTGCTCTCCAGCGACAGACCAGAGAGGCTCAAACCGCCATCCAGGACCTGCTGCGTGAGCGAGAGGAGTTCTCCCAAGacatgatgcacacacacag GTCTCTGGAGCAGCTGCTTGTCTCGCTGCAGTGGGGCAGACAGCAAACCTACTACCCCAGCGCACAGCCGCTCAGCACCGGAGAACTGGCCGTGGCCAATCACAAGCTGGCCAACGCCATCAACTCTCACCTGCTGGGGAACATCAGCACGAGCAGCAGCACATGCGTGAAGAACAGCTCAGCTACAGAGCTCTGCAACACACCAGCTGAGAAGATGGCAGAAAAG GTACTCAGGATTCTGGATCCCATTTCCTGCCCTGACGCCGCCGGCGACTTGGCCACTCCCGACTCCGGTTCTCCTTTCCTTCCTAATAAGAAAAGCATCGGACGTTTCCACCCGTACACACGCTACGAAAACATCACCTTTAACTGCTGTGAGCGCTGCACTGGGGAGCTGCTCGTGCTCTGA
- the mrpl16 gene encoding 39S ribosomal protein L16, mitochondrial, which produces MFSLFRRVFSGLASGTLEGPAILQQHHLKVLSAGLKTYEVPPDYSDVVLPDKPKLKFLNKVPNLKKAKKEMKKLRDIQGPTKTGNSFRFGQYGILAMGGGYLHWGHMEMMRLTINRRMDSRTTFARWRINAPYKPITRKGLGQRMGGGKGAIDHYVTPVKCGRMIVEVGGQIELGEVESVLKEVAKKLPFPAKVVSRESLTAMQQEQAEREANNQNPWTFERIARSNMLGIRKVISPFDLHNHGRYAGKFYNPDRV; this is translated from the exons ATGTTTTCATTGTTCAGGCGTGTGTTCTCAGGACTGGCGAGCGGGACGCTGGAGGGACCAG CTATCCTGCAGCAGCATCACCTGAAAGTGCTCTCGGCTGGTTTAAAGACATATGAAGTTCCTCCAGACTACAGTG ATGTGGTTTTACCAGACAAGCCCAAACTCAAATTCCTCAATAAGGTCCCTAATTTAAAAAAGGCCAAGAAGGAGATGAAGAAGCTACGTGATATCCAGGGTCCAACTAAGACCGGCAACTCGTTCAGATTTGGACAGTATGGTATTTTG GCCATGGGCGGAGGATATCTACACTGGGGCCATATGGAAATGATGAGGCTCACTATTAATCGGCGAATGGACTCCCGTACCACCTTTGCCCGCTGGCGGATTAACGCTCCTTACAAACCCATTACACGTAAAGGCCTGGGTCAGCGCATGGGAGGAGGCAAAGGTGCCATCGATCATTACGTAACACCGGTAAAGTGCGGCAGGATGATCGTAGAGGTTGGAGGTCAGATTGAACTCGGGGAAGTGGAGTCTGTTCTTAAAGAAGTGGCGAAGAAGCTGCCTTTCCCAGCCAAG GTGGTGAGCAGAGAGAGTCTGACTGCCATGCAGCAGGAACAAGCTGAAAGGGAGGCGAACAACCAGAATCCGTGGACCTTCGAGAGAATTGCCAGGTCCAACATGCTGGGTATCCGCAAAGTCATCAGTCCGTTTGATCTCCACAATCACGGACGCTACGCTGGAAAGTTCTACAATCCAGACAGAGTCTGA
- the blzf1 gene encoding golgin-45 isoform X2 — protein MLKGSSPTMSTDIMKVVSVRGPGDGMEMAKPAASLEKSVETLSLKASPPRQSPRPAPASPGVLHLGKVNRDSCAEVEAVRIVVPRAAIVRSTRAPGIHADSKSDERGSGSPHHADDRPPSPSPEPLDYKSIVEKLQNSERRLLQDKEGLSNQLRVQTEVNRELKKLLVASVGDDLQYHFERLSREKNHLILENEVLCRNLAHTAEQLERMSIQCDVWRSKFLASRVMAEELTNSRAALQRQTREAQTAIQDLLREREEFSQDMMHTHRSLEQLLVSLQWGRQQTYYPSAQPLSTGELAVANHKLANAINSHLLGNISTSSSTCVKNSSATELCNTPAEKMAEKVLRILDPISCPDAAGDLATPDSGSPFLPNKKSIGRFHPYTRYENITFNCCERCTGELLVL, from the exons ATGCTTAAAGGATCGTCTCCAACCATGTCGACTGACATCATGAAAG TTGTGTCAGTGCGTGGCCCTGGTGATGGCATGGAGATGGCCAAACCTGCAGCGAGCCTGGAGAAGTCTGTAGAGACTCTGTCTTTAAAGGCGTCTCCACCCCGACAGTCTCCCAGACCAGCGCCGGCGTCCCCTGGCGTCCTTCACCTGGGAAAAGTGAACAGGGATTCGTGCGCCGAGGTGGAGGCCGTGCGCATCGTCGTCCCACGTGCCGCCATTGTCCGGAGTACCAGAGCGCCCGGCATCCACGCCGACAGCAAGTCGGATGAAAGAGGATCGGGGTCTCCGCACCATGCCGACGATCGTCCTCCGTCCCCTTCCCCAGAGCCGCTGGACTATAAGAGCATTGTGGAGAAGCTGCAGAACTCCGAGCGCAGGCTGCTGCAGGACAAGGAGGGGCTTTCGAACCAGCTGCGTGTTCAGACCGAG GTAAACAGAGAACTCAAGAAGCTTCTTGTGGCCTCAGTAGGGGACGACTTGCAGTATCACTTTGAGCGACTGTCGCGGGAGAAGAACCATCTCATTCTGGAGAACGAGGTTCTGTGCCGCAACCTGGCGCACACGGCTGAGCAGCTGGAGCGCATGAGTATTCAGTGTGACGTGTGGAGGAGCAAATTCCTTGCCAGCCG AGTGATGGCTGAGGAGTTGACTAACTCCCGAGCTGCTCTCCAGCGACAGACCAGAGAGGCTCAAACCGCCATCCAGGACCTGCTGCGTGAGCGAGAGGAGTTCTCCCAAGacatgatgcacacacacag GTCTCTGGAGCAGCTGCTTGTCTCGCTGCAGTGGGGCAGACAGCAAACCTACTACCCCAGCGCACAGCCGCTCAGCACCGGAGAACTGGCCGTGGCCAATCACAAGCTGGCCAACGCCATCAACTCTCACCTGCTGGGGAACATCAGCACGAGCAGCAGCACATGCGTGAAGAACAGCTCAGCTACAGAGCTCTGCAACACACCAGCTGAGAAGATGGCAGAAAAG GTACTCAGGATTCTGGATCCCATTTCCTGCCCTGACGCCGCCGGCGACTTGGCCACTCCCGACTCCGGTTCTCCTTTCCTTCCTAATAAGAAAAGCATCGGACGTTTCCACCCGTACACACGCTACGAAAACATCACCTTTAACTGCTGTGAGCGCTGCACTGGGGAGCTGCTCGTGCTCTGA
- the trmt10c gene encoding tRNA methyltransferase 10 homolog C, which yields MLLRVHTVSVMRRFLSPACTLVKYHAPNLFTSCSALTPSRSLSTGSVLRKDAPQQKPELDLDVWKSVMRSQVSQDDKQKEDREAETGGEEAAGGGSPVERSRTLVDMWRQAGKQVPDDVTEEQLETLAELTTKSSKRKYLRYLAIKEGHKKANREKKEKRKTERSVELVKEETGLEDAEEEGEGEPKLKNTFLMQFWTRSADRLLGWRAAQAMLYGQPLVYDMSYDQHMSRREMENTISQLMETEGWNRRSVDSFHLHFCNLQPDGAYQRELLRRYGQEAWDRLFVTATHQRHVDLFPREDLVYLTADSPNVLRTFDHTKVYIIGAMVDRSIQSGASLANAKRLKLSTARLPLDEYLHWEIGAKNLTLDQMIRILMTVKETGSWEKALEFVPKRKHDGFHHHRSKDTVERTEKNNQPSFKEGERNPIFLSKQRQKHTNRSDVASKQTVGLSENLSGQSRLRIALKSKLEEGRKVERKRNWWEED from the coding sequence ATGTTGCTCAGGGTTCACACTGTGTCTGTGATGAGGAGGTTTCTCTCTCCGGCTTGCACACTCGTGAAATATCACGCTCCCAATTTGTTCACATCGTGCTCAGCTCTTACCCCAAGCCGATCCCTGAGTACTGGCTCGGTTTTGAGAAAAGATGCTCCACAGCAGAAACCTGAGCTGGACCTAGATGTCTGGAAGTCCGTAATGAGATCCCAGGTTTCACAAGATGACAAACAGAAGGAGGACAGAGAAGCAGAAACtggaggagaagaagcagcaggAGGAGGTTCTCCGGTAGAGAGGAGTCGTACTCTGGTGGACATGTGGCGGCAAGCTGGAAAACAAGTCCCCGATGACGTCACAGAGGAGCAGCTGGAGACGCTTGCAGAACTCACCACTAAGTCCTCTAAGAGGAAGTACCTCAGGTATTTGGCTATAAAAGAGGGCCATAAGAAGGccaacagagagaaaaaggagaaaaggaagacTGAGAGGTCAGTCGAGTTGGTGAAGGAGGAGACGGGATTGGAAGACGCAGAAGAAGAAGGTGAAGGAGAACCCAAATTGAAAAACACTTTTCTTATGCAGTTTTGGACTCGTTCCGCAGACCGGCTGTTGGGCTGGAGAGCGGCGCAGGCCATGCTGTATGGCCAGCCGCTGGTCTATGATATGAGCTACGACCAGCACATGTCGAGGCGTGAGATGGAAAACACGATCTCGCAGCTGATGGAGACAGAAGGCTGGAACCGGCGCTCAGTGGACTCTTTCCATTTGCACTTCTGCAACCTGCAGCCGGATGGCGCTTATCAGCGGGAGCTTCTCAGACGCTACGGTCAGGAGGCATGGGACCGTCTTTTCGTCACCGCTACCCACCAGCGTCACGTAGACCTGTTTCCCCGAGAGGATCTCGTATACCTGACTGCCGATTCCCCCAACGTTCTCCGCACCTTCGACCACACCAAGGTGTACATCATCGGAGCCATGGTGGACCGATCCATCCAATCTGGAGCTTCTCTGGCCAACGCCAAGCGTCTCAAGCTCTCCACGGCAAGGCTGCCTCTGGACGAGTACCTGCACTGGGAAATCGGGGCCAAGAACCTGACGCTGGACCAGATGATCCGCATCCTGATGACTGTCAAGGAGACGGGCAGCTGGGAGAAAGCGCTGGAGTTCGTGCCCAAGAGGAAACACGACGGTTTCCATCATCATAGGAGTAAAGACACGGTTGAAAGAACGGAAAAAAACAATCAGCCATCTTTCAAAGAGGGGGAACGAAACCCAATATTTTTGAGtaaacagagacagaaacacacaaatagaAGCGATGTGGCATCCAAACAAACGGTCGGACTTTCGGAAAACTTATCCGGACAGAGCAGACTGCGGATTGCCCTGAAAAGCAAACTTGAGGAAGGCAGAAaagtggaaagaaaaagaaactggtGGGAGGAAGATTAG